The Mycolicibacterium fluoranthenivorans genomic interval CCGTCAAGCAACGATCCAGTGAGAACCTCGGTCTGTTGCCCTGGTTGAAGGAGTCCCGTGCCGACATCGTCTGTCTGCAGGAGACCCGCGCCGACGACGAGCAGCTGCGCGACGCGCTGGCGCCGGCCCTGGCAGACGGCTGGCATCTGGCGTCGGCGGAGCCGCATGTGAAGGGCCGCAACGGTGTTGCCGTCCTGTCGCGGACCCCGTTCACCGGTGTGCGGGTGCTGCAATCCGAGGAGTTCGCCGCGCACGGCCGCTATATCGAGGTGGACACCGAGGGCGCCACCGTCGCCAGCGTCTACCTGCCCACCGGGGAGGCCGAGACCGACCGACAGCTGGAGAAGGAACGCTTCATGGCGACCATCGAGGCCCGGATGGCGGAACTTCTGGGCGGCAACCGCGACACCGTACTGTGCGGTGACTGGAACATCGCCCACACCGAGAACGACATCAAGGCCTGGAAGGCCAACGTCAAGAAAGCCGGCTTCCTGCCCGGCGAGCGGCAGTGGCTGACCGAGCTGATGGCCACCGGGTGGGTTGACGTGGTGCGCAGGCTGCACCCCGACGTCGCCGGCCCCTACAGCTGGTGGTCATGGCGCGGTAAGGCTTTCGACAACGACGCCGGCTGGCGCATCGACTATCACCTGGCCGATCCGCGACTGGCCGAACGGGCGGTGTCCGCTCATGTCGAGCGTGCCGAGTTGTATGCGCTGCGGTGGTCGGATCACGCGCCGGTGACGGTCGAATTCAGCTGACCGGGCAGTGCGGGTCGCCGGGTGCGCTGAGCGCACTGTCGGCACCGTCGATGGCCGCACGCACCGCATCCAGAACCCGTGGATCCCAGGTGAGTCCCGTCTGCCAGGGCAGCCCGGCGAGATCGGACACGAAGATGCTGTGGGTGTCGTCGAAGGTGAGGCAGCGCCGGTG includes:
- a CDS encoding exodeoxyribonuclease III, producing the protein MIVTTVNVNGIRAAVKQRSSENLGLLPWLKESRADIVCLQETRADDEQLRDALAPALADGWHLASAEPHVKGRNGVAVLSRTPFTGVRVLQSEEFAAHGRYIEVDTEGATVASVYLPTGEAETDRQLEKERFMATIEARMAELLGGNRDTVLCGDWNIAHTENDIKAWKANVKKAGFLPGERQWLTELMATGWVDVVRRLHPDVAGPYSWWSWRGKAFDNDAGWRIDYHLADPRLAERAVSAHVERAELYALRWSDHAPVTVEFS